Proteins from a genomic interval of Rosa chinensis cultivar Old Blush chromosome 2, RchiOBHm-V2, whole genome shotgun sequence:
- the LOC112186142 gene encoding uncharacterized protein LOC112186142 produces MSTTMAEKHIFFSKVVQRESIEPPGMETYLQITFCLMKQTLCWYDHPTEFTSETSPAGQRGCAIDFSSREHQIFTFANDLSRMGVPRQEQPTILKKISDMFQVAVPRKRVLVLIADVTVQLLGSYGDLGAIDNLIRSSPNVKFLLKYRGFTGTCRWETHTICDVDYHDTSITDELLLEIDRLTLESFETQWVRFVPATRSSVKSLQKVRLDSLDEATIKLNPSCSICKDDFAEGGVDQLVIPLPCAHHYHVDCIIRWLEMGHVCPLCRYALPTVEDGEPSNS; encoded by the coding sequence ATGTCGACGACGATGGCCGagaaacatattttttttagcAAAGTCGTACAAAGAGAATCAATTGAACCGCCAGGTATGGAAACCTATCTTCAGATCACGTTTTGTCTCATGAAGCAGACCCTCTGTTGGTATGATCACCCGACGGAGTTTACTTCCGAAACCTCCCCAGCTGGACAAAGAGGTTGTGCGATTGATTTCTCCAGCAGAGAACACCAGATTTTTACTTTCGCCAATGACCTTTCGAGAATGGGTGTCCCACGACAGGAGCAACCAACTATCCTTAAAAAAATATCTGACATGTTTCAAGTGGCTGTTCCCCGGAAGCGTGTTCTTGTGTTAATTGCTGACGTGACTGTGCAATTACTGGGTAGTTATGGTGATCTTGGTGCCATTGATAATCTTATAAGGTCATCCCCCAATGTTAAGTTCCTCTTAAAATATAGGGGCTTTACTGGTACATGCCGCTgggaaacacatacaatttgtGATGTTGACTATCATGATACCAGCATCACTGATGAGCTTTTATTGGAAATTGATAGGCTTACATTGGAGTCCTTTGAAACTCAGTGGGTCAGGTTTGTTCCGGCAACTAGATCATCAGTTAAGAGTTTGCAGAAAGTGAGACTGGATAGTTTGGATGAAGCTACTATTAAACTGAACCCATCATGTAGCATCTGTAAGGATGACTTTGCCGAAGGTGGTGTGGATCAACTGGTTATTCCTTTGCCTTGTGCACACCATTATCATGTAGATTGCATTATTCGGTGGCTGGAGATGGGTCACGTGTGCCCCTTGTGTCGATATGCCTTGCCAACTGTGGAAGATGGCGAGCCTTCGAATTCTtaa
- the LOC121051361 gene encoding E3 ubiquitin-protein ligase RING1-like, translating into MGVPPEEHTIILYKIFEVLPAAAGGIETFTVREVDYHGTYIPWGQQNDVGTTITDELSSELDMLTLESFQTQWVRFVPATRSSVEKLQMVRLDSSEESTLKLNPLCSICRDDFAKGCVDQLVIPLPCAHYYHVDCIIRWQEVGHVCPLCRYALPTVPTEVDSEPSNS; encoded by the exons ATGGGCGTCCCACCAGAAGAGCACACGATCATCCTTTATAAAATATTTGAGGTGCTTCCTGCTGCT GCTGGGGGCATCGAAACATTTACGGTTCGTGAAGTTGACTATCATGGTACCTATATCCCCTGGGGTCAGCAAAATGATGTTGGTACCACTATCACTGATGAGCTTTCATCGGAACTTGATATGCTTACATTGGAGTCCTTTCAAACTCAGTGGGTCAGGTTCGTTCCTGCGACTAGATCATCAGTTGAGAAATTGCAGATGGTGAGACTTGATAGTTCGGAAGAATCGACTCTGAAACTGAACCCattatgtagtatatgtagGGATGACTTTGCCAAAGGCTGTGTTGATCAATTGGTTATTCCTTTACCTTGCGCACACTACTATCATGTAGATTGCATTATCCGGTGGCAGGAGGTGGGTCACGTGTGCCCCTTGTGCCGATATGCCCTGCCAACTGTGCCAACTGAGGTAGATAGCGAGCCTTCAAATTCTTAA